The following are encoded in a window of Panicum virgatum strain AP13 chromosome 5N, P.virgatum_v5, whole genome shotgun sequence genomic DNA:
- the LOC120673252 gene encoding translocase of chloroplast 101, chloroplastic-like isoform X1: protein MATTTDAAAVPPVEEESPAPAAEAAAAAEGEPTKKVEAAAAAEEEKLEGQGEGFGGPEAENGEGKGAGGGEVEEAEEDGKGGSSGAAEADKDDFGGEAVAVPAPAVESKSDTGESVEASPDASEGGEKDGLREQQEEGDAAVEAKAVDKVADYAESAVVEEKLEPEEDKAEEVGSGTGDGGELGDEKEVEFSAESMEVTKPEDKVAPVAEANGELDDKKVASDDVVSLGGEEAPKESTNKGADVEEEAAKPEPASEASPVIRTDGSEEEPAPASAGSVVEDSPEKGQNAEDQAAAREAPKESTNKGADVDDNDESAKPEPASEASPVVVNAVSEDEPAPASANSVVEDSPEKWQNAEDQAAASEALKESTNMDSDLEYEDAEPQLDNEASPVVVNDGSAEEPAPASANSVVQDSPEKEQNAEDQAAASEAVEDVGAKKLTEVENGAAAPELVPESSNDNNGADETTGATEVADHEEEAGERDIVVAEAVADDEDGVGNEADEDEDGVNSDTSPARVAILESSEAAKQIMKELAEGSSSGSVSGSRDFNDSMDGQIMLDDSEDDEDDDGDEKGFDSAALAALLKAATGGSSDGKISVASQDGSRIFTMDRPAGLGSSATSLRPTAPRQPARSNPYSPSELAVTADPTEEMTEEEKKLHEKVELIRVKFLRLVYRLGATPEETVAAQVLYRLNLAEGIRHGRQTNRAFSLDNARRKALILEAEGKEDLDFSCNILVLGKIGVGKSATINSIFGEEKTRTDAFNSATTNVREIVGDVDGVKIRIIDTPGLRPNVMDQGSNRKVLSAVKKFTKKCPPDIVLYVDRLDSLSRDLNDLPLLKTITAVLGSSIWFNAIVALTHAASAPPEGLNGAPMTYEVLMAQRSHIIQQSIRQAAGDMRLMNPVALVENHPSCRRNREGQKVLPNGQSWRHQMLLLCYSSKILSEANSLLKLQDPNPGKLFGFRFRSPPLPFLLSSLLQSRAHPKLSAEQGGNEGDSDIELDDYSDVEQDDDEEEYDQLPPFKPLTKAQLVRLTKEQKNAYFDEYDYRVKLLQKKQWKDEIRRLKEMKKRGKTDLDDDYMYANITGENDQDPPPENVSVPLPDMVLPPSFDCDNPTYRYRFLEPTSTVLARPVLDAHGWDHDCGYDGVSLEETLAILNRFPANVAVQVTKDKKEFSIHLDSSIAAKHGDNASSLAGFDIQTVGRQLAYILRGETKIKNIKKNKTTGGFSVTFLGDIVATGLKVEDQLSLGKRLSLVASTGMMKAQGDTAYGANLEARLKDKDYPIGQSLSTLGLSLMKWRRDLALGANLQSQFPIGRGSKIAVRLGLNNKLSGQITIRTSTSEQVQIALLGLVPVAASIYRSFRPSEPSFAY, encoded by the exons ATGGCCACCACCACTGACGCCGCCGCGGTCCCGCCCGTGGAAGAAGAGAgccccgccccggcggcggaggcggcggccgccgccgagggggAGCCGACCAAGAaagtcgaggcggcggcggccgccgaggagGAGAAATTGGAGGGGCAAGGTGAGGGGTTTGGGGGTCCGGAGGCCGAGAACGGCGAGGGGAAGGGTGCCGGAGGCGGGGAGGTggaagaggcggaggaggatggTAAAGGTGGGAGctcgggcgcggcggaggccgacAAGGATGATTTCGGCGGGGAAGCTGTGGCGGTGCCCGCGCCAGCCGTGGAGTCCAAGTCGGACACCGGCGAATCGGTGGAGGCTTCCCCTGATGCATCGGAAGGTGGTGAGAAGGATGGATTgcgggagcagcaggaggaaggAGATGCTGCGGTAGAGGCCAAGGCTGTGGATAAGGTAGCGGATTACGCGGAGTCGGCAGTGGTCGAGGAGAAGCTGGAACCAGAAGAGGacaaggccgaggaggtaggttCTGGGACTGGAGATGGTGGCGAATTGGGCGATGAGAAGGAGGTTGAATTCTCTGCTGAGAGCATGGAGGTGACCAAACCAGAGGATAAGGTAGCCCCAGTTGCTGAAGCTAATGGAGAATTAGATGACAAGAAGGTAGCCAGTGATGATGTGGTGTCTCTGGGAGGTGAAGAAGCCCCGAAAGAATCAACTAACAAGGGTGCTGACGTTGAAGAGGAGGCTGCCAAGCCCGAGCCAGCCAGTGAGGCGAGTCCAGTG ATTCGGACTGATGGAAGCGAAGAGGAGCCTGCTCCTGCATCTGCAGGCAGTGTGGTTGAGGACAGCCCTGAGAAAGGGCAGAATGCAGAAGACCAGGCTGCTGCCAGGGAAGCCCCAAAAGAATCAACTAACAAGGGTGCTGATGTTGACGACAATGACGAGTCCGCCAAGCCTGAGCCGGCCAGCGAGGCGAGTCCAGTG GTTGTGAATGCTGTAAGCGAAGATGAGCCTGCTCCTGCATCTGCAAACAGTGTGGTTGAGGATAGCCCAGAGAAATGGCAGAATGCTGAAGACCAGGCTGCTGCCAGTGAAGCCCTGAAAGAATCAACCAACATGGATTCTGATCTTGAATATGAAGACGCCGAGCCTCAGCTAGACAATGAGGCGAGTCCAGTG GTTGTGAACGATGGAAGCGCAGAGGAGCCTGCTCCTGCATCTGCAAACAGTGTGGTTCAGGATAGCCCAGAGAAAGAACAGAATGCTGAAGACCAGGCTGCTGCCAGTGAAGCTGTGGAAGATGTTGGTGCCAAGAAACTCACAGAGGTTGAAAATGGTGCTGCTGCCCCAGAGTTGGTGCCAGAATCTAGCAATGACAATAATGGTGCTGATGAGACTACTGGTGCTACTGAGGTTGCTGATCATGAAGAGGAGGCTGGTGAAAGGGACATAGTTGTTGCGGAGGCTGTGGCAGATGATGAGGATGGAGTTGGCAACGAGGctgatgaggatgaggatgggGTGAACTCTGACACGAGTCCCGCACGGGTTGCTATCTTAGAGAGCTCTGAAGCTGCAAAGCAGATCATGAAGGAGCTTGCGGAAGGATCCTCTAGTGGTAGTGTGTCTGGCTCAAGAGACTTCAATGATAGCATGGATGGGCAGATTATGCTTGATGATTCagaggatgatgaggatgatgatgggGATGAGAAGGGATTTGATTCTGCTGCCCTGGCCGCCCTTCTGAAAGCGGCGACAGGTGGATCATCAGATGGGAAGATCTCAGTTGCTTCCCAAGATGGTTCTAGAATATTCACCATGGATCGACCTGCTGGTCTGGGTTCATCGGCAACATCTCTAAGGCCTACTGCTCCTCGACAACCTGCCAGGTCAAACCCATACAGCCCCTCGGAACTTGCAGTTACCGCTGATCCTACTGAAGAGATGACTGAGGAAGAGAAGAAGTTGCACGAAAAAGTTGAGTTGATAAGGGTGAAGTTTCTGCGTCTGGTTTACAGGTTGGGAGCTACTCCTGAAGAAACAGTAGCAGCACAAGTGTTGTATCGTTTGAACCTTGCTGAGGGTATTCGGCATGGAAGGCAGACCAACCGAGCTTTTAGCCTTGATAATGCACGGAGGAAGGCCTTAATTCTTGAAGCAGAGGGAAAAGAGGATCTGGACTTCTCATGCAACATACTTGTTCTTGGAAAGATTGGAGTTGGCAAAAGTGCAACCATCAATTCTATTTTTGGTGAAGAGAAGACCAGAACTGATGCCTTTAACTCAGCTACCACCAACGTACGAGAAATTGTAGGTGATGTGGATGGTGTCAAGATTAGAATCATTGATACACCAGGCCTTCGACCCAATGTGATGGACCAAGGATCAAACAGAAAGGTTCTTTCTGCTGTCAAGAAATTTACCAAGAAATGTCCCCCAGATATTGTTCTATATGTTGATCGTCTGGATAGTCTGAGCCGTGATCTCAATGAtttgcctcttctgaaaaccattACCGCTGTTCTTGGTTCATCCATATGGTTCAACGCCATTGTTGCGCTCACACATGCTGCCTCTGCTCCTCCTGAAGGCCTCAATGGTGCTCCCATGACATATGAGGTCTTGATGGCTCAGAGGTCCCACATCATCCAGCAATCCATCAGGCAGGCTGCAGGCGATATGCGTTTGATGAACCCAGTAGCCCTTGTTGAGAACCATCCTTCTTGCAGGAGGAACCGCGAGGGCCAGAAAGTGCTTCCCAATGGCCAAAGCTGGAGGCATCAGATGCTGCTTTTGTGCTACTCCTCAAAGATATTGTCAGAAGCCAACTCACTTCTGAAGCTTCAGGACCCTAATCCTGGGAAGCTTTTTGGGTTCCGTTTCCGCTCCCCGCCTCTTCCCTTCCTGCTATCCTCACTCTTGCAGTCAAGAGCCCACCCCAAACTTTCAGCTGAGCAGGGGGGCAATGAAGGTGATTCTGATATTGAATTGGATGATTATTCTGATGTGGAacaagatgatgatgaagaggaaTATGATCAGCTTCCACCCTTCAAGCCCTTGACCAAAGCTCAGCTTGTGAGGCTCACAAAGGAGCAGAAAAATGCATATTTTGATGAGTATGACTACAGGGTCAAGCTTCTCCAGAAGAAACAATGGAAAGATGAGATCCGCAGGTTAAAGGAGATGAAGAAGAGGGGAAAAACTGATCTGGATGATGATTATATGTATGCTAATATCACTGGTGAGAATGATCAGGACCCTCCTCCAGAGAATGTATCAGTTCCCTTACCTGACATGGTGCTGCCTCCTTCATTTGATTGCGACAATCCCACATACCGGTACCGTTTTCTGGAGCCAACTTCAACTGTCCTAGCAAGGCCTGTTTTAGATGCGCATGGGTGGGATCATGATTGTGGTTATGATGGAGTAAGCCTTGAAGAGACACTAGCTATCCTTAATAGGTTCCCAGCAAATGTAGCAGTTCAGGTCACCAAGGACAAGAAGGAATTCAGCATCCATTTAGACTCTTCCATTGCAGCAAAGCATGGGGATAATGCCTCATCGCTTGCTGGTTTTGATATCCAGACTGTCGGGCGGCAGCTTGCATATATTCTCCGTGGTGAGACCAAAATCAAGAAtatcaagaagaacaagaccaCTGGAGGATTCTCAGTAACTTTCCTGGGGGACATTGTGGCAACTGGACTGAAGGTCGAGGATCAGCTCTCCCTTGGGAAGAGGCTGTCACTAGTTGCCAGTACTGGTATGATGAAAGCCCAAGGGGACACTGCATATGGAGCTAACTTGGAGGCACGCCTGAAAGACAAAGACTACCCAATTGGCCAGTCCCTGTCAACCTTGGGTCTTTCTCTGATGAAGTGGCGCCGGGACCTCGCTTTGGGTGCTAACTTGCAGTCACAATTCCCCATCGGAAGGGGCTCGAAGATAGCGGTCCGACTTGGTCTGAACAACAAGCTGAGTGGGCAGATCACCATCAGGACAAGCACCTCGGAGCAGGTTCAGATCGCACTTCTGGGTCTTGTGCCGGTCGCAGCTTCCATCTACCGGAGCTTCCGGCCCAGTGAACCGTCTTTTGCTTATTAA
- the LOC120673252 gene encoding translocase of chloroplast 101, chloroplastic-like isoform X2, which translates to MATTTDAAAVPPVEEESPAPAAEAAAAAEGEPTKKVEAAAAAEEEKLEGQGEGFGGPEAENGEGKGAGGGEVEEAEEDGKGGSSGAAEADKDDFGGEAVAVPAPAVESKSDTGESVEASPDASEGGEKDGLREQQEEGDAAVEAKAVDKVADYAESAVVEEKLEPEEDKAEEVGSGTGDGGELGDEKEVEFSAESMEVTKPEDKVAPVAEANGELDDKKVASDDVVSLGGEEAPKESTNKGADVEEEAAKPEPASEASPVVVNAVSEDEPAPASANSVVEDSPEKWQNAEDQAAASEALKESTNMDSDLEYEDAEPQLDNEASPVVVNDGSAEEPAPASANSVVQDSPEKEQNAEDQAAASEAVEDVGAKKLTEVENGAAAPELVPESSNDNNGADETTGATEVADHEEEAGERDIVVAEAVADDEDGVGNEADEDEDGVNSDTSPARVAILESSEAAKQIMKELAEGSSSGSVSGSRDFNDSMDGQIMLDDSEDDEDDDGDEKGFDSAALAALLKAATGGSSDGKISVASQDGSRIFTMDRPAGLGSSATSLRPTAPRQPARSNPYSPSELAVTADPTEEMTEEEKKLHEKVELIRVKFLRLVYRLGATPEETVAAQVLYRLNLAEGIRHGRQTNRAFSLDNARRKALILEAEGKEDLDFSCNILVLGKIGVGKSATINSIFGEEKTRTDAFNSATTNVREIVGDVDGVKIRIIDTPGLRPNVMDQGSNRKVLSAVKKFTKKCPPDIVLYVDRLDSLSRDLNDLPLLKTITAVLGSSIWFNAIVALTHAASAPPEGLNGAPMTYEVLMAQRSHIIQQSIRQAAGDMRLMNPVALVENHPSCRRNREGQKVLPNGQSWRHQMLLLCYSSKILSEANSLLKLQDPNPGKLFGFRFRSPPLPFLLSSLLQSRAHPKLSAEQGGNEGDSDIELDDYSDVEQDDDEEEYDQLPPFKPLTKAQLVRLTKEQKNAYFDEYDYRVKLLQKKQWKDEIRRLKEMKKRGKTDLDDDYMYANITGENDQDPPPENVSVPLPDMVLPPSFDCDNPTYRYRFLEPTSTVLARPVLDAHGWDHDCGYDGVSLEETLAILNRFPANVAVQVTKDKKEFSIHLDSSIAAKHGDNASSLAGFDIQTVGRQLAYILRGETKIKNIKKNKTTGGFSVTFLGDIVATGLKVEDQLSLGKRLSLVASTGMMKAQGDTAYGANLEARLKDKDYPIGQSLSTLGLSLMKWRRDLALGANLQSQFPIGRGSKIAVRLGLNNKLSGQITIRTSTSEQVQIALLGLVPVAASIYRSFRPSEPSFAY; encoded by the exons ATGGCCACCACCACTGACGCCGCCGCGGTCCCGCCCGTGGAAGAAGAGAgccccgccccggcggcggaggcggcggccgccgccgagggggAGCCGACCAAGAaagtcgaggcggcggcggccgccgaggagGAGAAATTGGAGGGGCAAGGTGAGGGGTTTGGGGGTCCGGAGGCCGAGAACGGCGAGGGGAAGGGTGCCGGAGGCGGGGAGGTggaagaggcggaggaggatggTAAAGGTGGGAGctcgggcgcggcggaggccgacAAGGATGATTTCGGCGGGGAAGCTGTGGCGGTGCCCGCGCCAGCCGTGGAGTCCAAGTCGGACACCGGCGAATCGGTGGAGGCTTCCCCTGATGCATCGGAAGGTGGTGAGAAGGATGGATTgcgggagcagcaggaggaaggAGATGCTGCGGTAGAGGCCAAGGCTGTGGATAAGGTAGCGGATTACGCGGAGTCGGCAGTGGTCGAGGAGAAGCTGGAACCAGAAGAGGacaaggccgaggaggtaggttCTGGGACTGGAGATGGTGGCGAATTGGGCGATGAGAAGGAGGTTGAATTCTCTGCTGAGAGCATGGAGGTGACCAAACCAGAGGATAAGGTAGCCCCAGTTGCTGAAGCTAATGGAGAATTAGATGACAAGAAGGTAGCCAGTGATGATGTGGTGTCTCTGGGAGGTGAAGAAGCCCCGAAAGAATCAACTAACAAGGGTGCTGACGTTGAAGAGGAGGCTGCCAAGCCCGAGCCAGCCAGTGAGGCGAGTCCAGTG GTTGTGAATGCTGTAAGCGAAGATGAGCCTGCTCCTGCATCTGCAAACAGTGTGGTTGAGGATAGCCCAGAGAAATGGCAGAATGCTGAAGACCAGGCTGCTGCCAGTGAAGCCCTGAAAGAATCAACCAACATGGATTCTGATCTTGAATATGAAGACGCCGAGCCTCAGCTAGACAATGAGGCGAGTCCAGTG GTTGTGAACGATGGAAGCGCAGAGGAGCCTGCTCCTGCATCTGCAAACAGTGTGGTTCAGGATAGCCCAGAGAAAGAACAGAATGCTGAAGACCAGGCTGCTGCCAGTGAAGCTGTGGAAGATGTTGGTGCCAAGAAACTCACAGAGGTTGAAAATGGTGCTGCTGCCCCAGAGTTGGTGCCAGAATCTAGCAATGACAATAATGGTGCTGATGAGACTACTGGTGCTACTGAGGTTGCTGATCATGAAGAGGAGGCTGGTGAAAGGGACATAGTTGTTGCGGAGGCTGTGGCAGATGATGAGGATGGAGTTGGCAACGAGGctgatgaggatgaggatgggGTGAACTCTGACACGAGTCCCGCACGGGTTGCTATCTTAGAGAGCTCTGAAGCTGCAAAGCAGATCATGAAGGAGCTTGCGGAAGGATCCTCTAGTGGTAGTGTGTCTGGCTCAAGAGACTTCAATGATAGCATGGATGGGCAGATTATGCTTGATGATTCagaggatgatgaggatgatgatgggGATGAGAAGGGATTTGATTCTGCTGCCCTGGCCGCCCTTCTGAAAGCGGCGACAGGTGGATCATCAGATGGGAAGATCTCAGTTGCTTCCCAAGATGGTTCTAGAATATTCACCATGGATCGACCTGCTGGTCTGGGTTCATCGGCAACATCTCTAAGGCCTACTGCTCCTCGACAACCTGCCAGGTCAAACCCATACAGCCCCTCGGAACTTGCAGTTACCGCTGATCCTACTGAAGAGATGACTGAGGAAGAGAAGAAGTTGCACGAAAAAGTTGAGTTGATAAGGGTGAAGTTTCTGCGTCTGGTTTACAGGTTGGGAGCTACTCCTGAAGAAACAGTAGCAGCACAAGTGTTGTATCGTTTGAACCTTGCTGAGGGTATTCGGCATGGAAGGCAGACCAACCGAGCTTTTAGCCTTGATAATGCACGGAGGAAGGCCTTAATTCTTGAAGCAGAGGGAAAAGAGGATCTGGACTTCTCATGCAACATACTTGTTCTTGGAAAGATTGGAGTTGGCAAAAGTGCAACCATCAATTCTATTTTTGGTGAAGAGAAGACCAGAACTGATGCCTTTAACTCAGCTACCACCAACGTACGAGAAATTGTAGGTGATGTGGATGGTGTCAAGATTAGAATCATTGATACACCAGGCCTTCGACCCAATGTGATGGACCAAGGATCAAACAGAAAGGTTCTTTCTGCTGTCAAGAAATTTACCAAGAAATGTCCCCCAGATATTGTTCTATATGTTGATCGTCTGGATAGTCTGAGCCGTGATCTCAATGAtttgcctcttctgaaaaccattACCGCTGTTCTTGGTTCATCCATATGGTTCAACGCCATTGTTGCGCTCACACATGCTGCCTCTGCTCCTCCTGAAGGCCTCAATGGTGCTCCCATGACATATGAGGTCTTGATGGCTCAGAGGTCCCACATCATCCAGCAATCCATCAGGCAGGCTGCAGGCGATATGCGTTTGATGAACCCAGTAGCCCTTGTTGAGAACCATCCTTCTTGCAGGAGGAACCGCGAGGGCCAGAAAGTGCTTCCCAATGGCCAAAGCTGGAGGCATCAGATGCTGCTTTTGTGCTACTCCTCAAAGATATTGTCAGAAGCCAACTCACTTCTGAAGCTTCAGGACCCTAATCCTGGGAAGCTTTTTGGGTTCCGTTTCCGCTCCCCGCCTCTTCCCTTCCTGCTATCCTCACTCTTGCAGTCAAGAGCCCACCCCAAACTTTCAGCTGAGCAGGGGGGCAATGAAGGTGATTCTGATATTGAATTGGATGATTATTCTGATGTGGAacaagatgatgatgaagaggaaTATGATCAGCTTCCACCCTTCAAGCCCTTGACCAAAGCTCAGCTTGTGAGGCTCACAAAGGAGCAGAAAAATGCATATTTTGATGAGTATGACTACAGGGTCAAGCTTCTCCAGAAGAAACAATGGAAAGATGAGATCCGCAGGTTAAAGGAGATGAAGAAGAGGGGAAAAACTGATCTGGATGATGATTATATGTATGCTAATATCACTGGTGAGAATGATCAGGACCCTCCTCCAGAGAATGTATCAGTTCCCTTACCTGACATGGTGCTGCCTCCTTCATTTGATTGCGACAATCCCACATACCGGTACCGTTTTCTGGAGCCAACTTCAACTGTCCTAGCAAGGCCTGTTTTAGATGCGCATGGGTGGGATCATGATTGTGGTTATGATGGAGTAAGCCTTGAAGAGACACTAGCTATCCTTAATAGGTTCCCAGCAAATGTAGCAGTTCAGGTCACCAAGGACAAGAAGGAATTCAGCATCCATTTAGACTCTTCCATTGCAGCAAAGCATGGGGATAATGCCTCATCGCTTGCTGGTTTTGATATCCAGACTGTCGGGCGGCAGCTTGCATATATTCTCCGTGGTGAGACCAAAATCAAGAAtatcaagaagaacaagaccaCTGGAGGATTCTCAGTAACTTTCCTGGGGGACATTGTGGCAACTGGACTGAAGGTCGAGGATCAGCTCTCCCTTGGGAAGAGGCTGTCACTAGTTGCCAGTACTGGTATGATGAAAGCCCAAGGGGACACTGCATATGGAGCTAACTTGGAGGCACGCCTGAAAGACAAAGACTACCCAATTGGCCAGTCCCTGTCAACCTTGGGTCTTTCTCTGATGAAGTGGCGCCGGGACCTCGCTTTGGGTGCTAACTTGCAGTCACAATTCCCCATCGGAAGGGGCTCGAAGATAGCGGTCCGACTTGGTCTGAACAACAAGCTGAGTGGGCAGATCACCATCAGGACAAGCACCTCGGAGCAGGTTCAGATCGCACTTCTGGGTCTTGTGCCGGTCGCAGCTTCCATCTACCGGAGCTTCCGGCCCAGTGAACCGTCTTTTGCTTATTAA